The Oscillatoria acuminata PCC 6304 genomic interval TGTGTTGGGGTCCTCCGGAGTGAATCCTAGACTTTGTTGGACAATTTTGCGATTAATTTTTTGAAGTAGAGCCGGACTAATTCTTTTCCGGAAATGAACCATCATTGACGGGTCAAAGGGCGCTTCATTTTGATAACTAATTCGTCCAATAAAATACTGTAAATAAGGATTTTCCTGGATTTGTTCAACGGTTTCTCGGTCACTAATACCCAATTTTTCTTTGATGATTAAAGCGCCCAGTGCTATCCTAAAAGACTTGGCTGTTGCCCCCATGTCTTCTGAGAAATTCTGGGCATATTCTGCCTCAAATTCCGACCACGGAATTAGCTTTGACAGAACTATCCACCGATTTTCTTCACACAGCTGGCCCTGAAAGGGTAGTTCAAAGGATCCTTCTGGCTCCAGGGCATTTTGTGATTTTCGATACATTTTCCTTTCACCGATGCACAACAATTTCCAATTTTACCTCGTTTTCCTGTCTTTTGTGTCCAGGCAATACTTCTACAAGCCTTATCACATCAGCGTTCCGCTTTTTTTCAGCAAGCCCTATTTAGAAAAATATCACCCTGTTCTAGTAAGTCCCCGAGATATGGCATCATGAACCAACCTGTCTTAATTTCAACCGCTTTAGGCTTAAGCCCATCGGATGTTGAGGCGCTCATCCAAGGGACGATCATGGCTGTGGTGGCAGAAAATTTTCTGGATCCGGGACAAGAATTTGCCCTCTATTCCCAAAGCGATTCCGGTTCCCAACTTTTGAGAGATTCCCCGAATCACCCCACAGAAGTTTCAGAAACTCTGAAGATTGTGGCGATCGCGCGCTGCGAAGGATGCCAAACCCTCACCGAACAGAATTGCTTGCCTAACCTGTCTCGATTAACTGGATGGAACCGAGAAGACTTACAGCAAATTCTCCAGGACCAGGGTGCTATTTTTCTGGCTCACTTGAGGGTTTATCGACTCCCTGGGGCGATCGCCTTAACTGGTCATCCTCCCACCCCAAACGCCATTGGAACCCCAATCTCTTTACCTGTAACCATTCCGGTGACTGATTCTGTGCCGGTATTGAGCGATCGCTCTTTTGCATACCGTCGTTCTCAACTGGAAGAGTTCCTCATCCCCCTGCATCCGGAATTAGATGCCTTGCAACGGGCGATCGCCCAACTCGCTCATTCTCAACCCACGGCACAAAACCTCGATGATGATTTGCAACAGTTTCTGGGGTTCGGAGATTCGGTTCCCTTCCCCTCAGAGGACCCGGATTTAACCTGGATTAGCACGATCGCTTCGGTGGGTAATTCTCAAGACGATCAGGGGTTTGCCAAGCTGGTGCGTGAAGGGTTGCTGAAATTAGGATTTAGCGGTCCCGAACTCCTTCCCGACTCTCTGAGTGCCGGGGAAGGATTCGATTTTTATTGCGAAACGCCCTATCTTATGGTAGGACAGTGTAAAGCCAAAAACCCCAAAACCGCGATCGCTGACAATCCGGCTCAACTGCTAACCGGGGCTGCAAATCATCTCGGAACCGAACGATACGAACGAGCTATTAAGTGGATTATCGCGGCTGAAGAGTTAACTGTGGATGCGTTGAACGTGGCAATTGAAAATCAGATGAATGTCATCCGTCCCGAAACCTTGCAAAGTCTAGTTAACTTGCAAGCTAAATACAAAGGGTCCGTGGACTTGCTGAAATTAAAACAGTGTTTAC includes:
- a CDS encoding DUF1802 family protein; the protein is MNQPVLISTALGLSPSDVEALIQGTIMAVVAENFLDPGQEFALYSQSDSGSQLLRDSPNHPTEVSETLKIVAIARCEGCQTLTEQNCLPNLSRLTGWNREDLQQILQDQGAIFLAHLRVYRLPGAIALTGHPPTPNAIGTPISLPVTIPVTDSVPVLSDRSFAYRRSQLEEFLIPLHPELDALQRAIAQLAHSQPTAQNLDDDLQQFLGFGDSVPFPSEDPDLTWISTIASVGNSQDDQGFAKLVREGLLKLGFSGPELLPDSLSAGEGFDFYCETPYLMVGQCKAKNPKTAIADNPAQLLTGAANHLGTERYERAIKWIIAAEELTVDALNVAIENQMNVIRPETLQSLVNLQAKYKGSVDLLKLKQCLRQDPYGWADDKVNSYIDKVKESIELRSGIIKLVKRHLENSRLELAGVEALHALYVSSHPHHFIPLKEMHEILIELSSPLTGYLGRIKGSDWHSDRFYYLRDLSR